In Marivivens aquimaris, one genomic interval encodes:
- a CDS encoding GPW/gp25 family protein, with protein MAPAVGINVETGAALAGWDHVQQSLAIILRTQFGERPKREWFGSFVPDLLGRSMTTTDLSRFIAALTSAIEQFEPRFDVASITTEADPRDGSVQVVMLGHYRPNALTGDFAVDGDVRQVTVGSAGLIR; from the coding sequence ATGGCACCAGCCGTAGGCATCAACGTTGAGACTGGCGCGGCGCTTGCGGGCTGGGACCACGTTCAGCAGTCGCTCGCCATTATCCTGCGCACACAGTTTGGCGAGCGGCCCAAGCGTGAGTGGTTCGGTTCCTTCGTGCCGGACCTTCTCGGTCGCTCCATGACCACGACCGATCTGAGCCGCTTCATTGCGGCCCTCACGTCGGCCATCGAACAATTCGAGCCACGCTTCGACGTGGCATCCATCACGACCGAGGCAGATCCGCGCGACGGGTCGGTGCAGGTCGTGATGTTGGGACATTACCGCCCGAACGCACTCACTGGTGACTTTGCCGTCGACGGAGACGTCCGGCAGGTCACGGTGGGAAGCGCGGGCCTCATTCGCTGA
- a CDS encoding phage tail sheath protein, which produces MTTPTFGVSIQPTNDEAQAPIWSDFSVVAMIGTAPDADATVYPLDTPVLVYTNETEKLAKLGLDGSLLPALMFMKAQLGGGAAKVVVLRIADGGTPLETVNNAVGDGISTGINALLDAGPLLGVTPRIVVAPGLCGIRASLGEANALAAALPPVLDKLLAHAIVDTPGVDEANDLDWRESHSHMRLIPVTPAVIRTDGGEQITVPASAGIAGLAVYVDNLNGGLPFRSWANRPIQGMEKLTRTIRFDFFDGANEGQTLLANNIGIIVRSERGVDGQGQGGFIYVGTDNLSDDPLWQFYNVSRGRDYINNMVRNTVSTYLGRYSLTGQAVQAILTTIRMGLDELIAQNMILDAEVSFNAVDNSVAELRRGHVTVQFRGEETPVIRRVTVKSGRMVEAVNDLISDLAAL; this is translated from the coding sequence ATGACGACCCCGACTTTCGGCGTGAGCATTCAGCCGACCAACGATGAGGCACAGGCCCCGATCTGGAGCGACTTTTCCGTTGTCGCCATGATCGGCACCGCGCCCGATGCCGACGCGACCGTGTACCCGCTCGACACTCCGGTGCTGGTCTACACCAACGAAACCGAAAAGCTGGCGAAGCTCGGTCTCGACGGCTCGCTACTTCCCGCTCTGATGTTCATGAAGGCACAGCTCGGCGGCGGCGCTGCCAAGGTCGTGGTGCTGCGCATCGCGGATGGCGGCACCCCACTCGAAACCGTCAACAACGCCGTCGGTGACGGCATCTCGACGGGCATCAATGCGCTGCTGGATGCAGGCCCGCTGCTCGGCGTCACGCCGCGCATCGTTGTCGCTCCGGGCCTCTGCGGCATTCGTGCCTCGCTTGGTGAGGCCAACGCTCTTGCCGCCGCCCTGCCGCCCGTCCTCGACAAGCTGCTGGCTCACGCCATCGTCGACACCCCAGGCGTGGACGAGGCCAACGACCTCGACTGGCGCGAGTCTCACTCGCACATGCGCCTCATCCCCGTTACCCCTGCGGTGATCCGCACGGATGGTGGGGAACAGATCACCGTGCCGGCCTCGGCTGGTATCGCTGGCCTCGCGGTTTACGTCGACAACCTCAACGGCGGCCTGCCGTTCCGCTCGTGGGCCAATCGTCCCATTCAGGGCATGGAGAAGCTGACCCGCACCATCCGGTTCGACTTCTTCGATGGCGCCAACGAGGGGCAGACGCTGCTTGCCAACAACATCGGCATCATCGTTCGTTCCGAGCGTGGCGTTGATGGTCAGGGGCAGGGTGGCTTTATCTACGTCGGCACCGACAACCTCTCTGACGACCCGCTCTGGCAGTTCTACAACGTCAGCCGCGGCCGCGACTACATCAACAACATGGTCCGCAACACCGTGTCGACCTATCTCGGTCGCTACTCGCTGACCGGACAGGCGGTGCAGGCCATCTTGACCACGATCCGCATGGGGCTGGATGAACTGATCGCTCAGAACATGATCCTCGACGCCGAGGTCTCGTTCAACGCCGTCGACAACTCTGTCGCGGAACTTCGTCGGGGTCACGTAACCGTCCAGTTCCGTGGCGAGGAAACCCCCGTCATTCGCCGTGTCACCGTCAAATCCGGCCGCATGGTCGAGGCTGTCAACGACCTCATCAGCGACCTCGCCGCGCTCTAA
- a CDS encoding phage tail protein I, whose amino-acid sequence MTEPILPTSIGPVARVIERAIVAHLASTTVLTTLYDPQKAPAEVLPWLGWAIGIDWWSSDWSESERRDVIERATLIHRRKGTPWAIREAMRVMGFPKVRIFEDYSLNLYDGGTARDGSSNRAGVDHWADYRITVQTTVTIARAEHIRRVLASIAPARCRLRELNFTAAAHIYNGTLARNGTYSRGVA is encoded by the coding sequence ATGACCGAGCCAATCCTCCCCACCTCGATCGGTCCGGTGGCGCGCGTCATAGAGCGCGCCATCGTGGCCCATCTTGCATCGACGACGGTGCTGACCACGCTCTACGATCCGCAGAAGGCACCCGCTGAGGTGCTGCCGTGGCTCGGCTGGGCCATCGGCATCGACTGGTGGTCATCTGACTGGTCGGAAAGCGAGCGGCGTGACGTGATCGAGCGGGCAACCCTGATCCACCGCCGCAAGGGGACGCCATGGGCGATCCGTGAGGCTATGCGGGTTATGGGCTTTCCGAAGGTCCGCATTTTCGAGGACTACAGCCTGAACCTCTACGACGGGGGAACGGCTCGTGACGGCTCCTCGAACCGCGCTGGCGTCGATCACTGGGCCGACTACCGCATCACGGTTCAAACCACCGTCACCATTGCCCGTGCCGAACACATTCGGCGCGTTCTTGCATCCATCGCGCCTGCCCGATGCAGGCTGCGTGAGCTTAACTTCACCGCCGCGGCCCACATCTACAACGGCACTTTAGCGCGGAACGGCACCTATTCGAGAGGCGTAGCATGA
- a CDS encoding pyocin knob domain-containing protein gives MTNLTKSAGWPEVRQLEETDPVLGGAPNPETGEGLDNVPHLQLLQRTEKLKLKFDELGIWDDANIEDVTDLDAIEGTKFFRFDVNAQSAPPSNNSYVAVGHQIESSEKTAQMVHIWQDTAIYVRIKNSGGWTDWEAVVTSRRSVNTAGLASGGGSLAADRTINVPAASQSEAEGGTVTNRAMTPQRTAQAIDKRVGDMLLTPQSRSISTTGLLTGGGNLSANRTLDVKIATQSEAEAGSSDSRAMTPYRVKQAFNRFFSDVKGVVQGRKINTAGLASGGGDLAADRTITVEAASQSEAETGTINTKAMTPVRVKQAIEKFMKPQLLSLSTNDGYIRLPNFLGGLMIAWGNVGGVSSGTDVYFGTPFPNYIFTVIVTDQANDLSTIRSHVVSVFQTTLQSFKCLVVRTDGGGAEDLTTNISYIAIGR, from the coding sequence ATGACGAACCTGACCAAATCCGCTGGCTGGCCCGAGGTCCGCCAGCTCGAAGAGACCGACCCGGTTCTCGGCGGCGCCCCGAACCCTGAAACGGGCGAGGGATTGGATAACGTCCCGCACCTTCAGCTGCTGCAACGCACTGAAAAGCTGAAACTCAAGTTCGACGAGCTCGGGATTTGGGATGATGCCAACATTGAGGACGTGACCGACCTCGATGCGATTGAAGGCACGAAGTTTTTCCGCTTCGATGTGAATGCACAGTCAGCCCCTCCCAGCAACAACAGCTACGTCGCAGTCGGCCATCAGATTGAGTCCTCGGAAAAGACTGCTCAGATGGTCCACATCTGGCAAGACACGGCAATATACGTCCGGATCAAGAACTCGGGCGGCTGGACCGATTGGGAGGCTGTTGTCACCAGCCGTCGGAGCGTGAACACGGCTGGCCTTGCGTCTGGTGGTGGCAGCCTCGCAGCTGACCGCACCATCAACGTTCCTGCGGCGTCTCAGTCTGAGGCCGAGGGCGGCACGGTGACGAACCGCGCGATGACGCCGCAGCGCACCGCGCAGGCCATCGACAAGCGCGTTGGGGATATGTTGCTGACGCCGCAGTCGCGCTCGATCAGCACCACTGGCTTGCTGACAGGTGGTGGAAATCTCAGCGCCAACCGTACTCTGGATGTGAAGATTGCAACGCAGTCCGAGGCCGAGGCCGGATCGTCCGACAGTCGCGCAATGACACCCTATCGGGTGAAGCAGGCGTTTAACCGCTTCTTCTCTGACGTGAAGGGCGTTGTGCAGGGCCGCAAAATCAATACTGCTGGCCTTGCATCTGGCGGCGGTGATCTTGCCGCTGACCGCACGATCACGGTCGAAGCTGCGTCTCAGTCCGAAGCGGAGACAGGCACCATCAACACTAAGGCCATGACGCCGGTGCGGGTGAAACAGGCCATTGAAAAGTTCATGAAGCCTCAGCTGCTCAGCCTCAGCACCAATGATGGCTACATCCGCCTGCCGAATTTCCTCGGCGGCCTGATGATAGCTTGGGGGAATGTAGGCGGTGTCAGCTCTGGCACTGACGTGTATTTCGGGACGCCGTTTCCGAACTACATTTTCACGGTCATCGTAACGGATCAGGCCAACGATTTGTCAACCATACGCAGCCACGTAGTCAGCGTTTTTCAGACTACGCTGCAGTCGTTCAAATGCCTTGTCGTCCGCACTGACGGCGGGGGAGCCGAGGATCTGACAACGAACATTAGCTACATCGCAATCGGTCGGTAA
- a CDS encoding baseplate assembly protein: MNIVDLSSYPKPEVIKALDFEARVAAIKATAIEIMPDLEAVLMGTEAEPLVAVIEACAYHMTLQDQRGNEDGTSMLIAYATGANLTHLAVTQGVERLDGETDERLRKRLLLWMSGHTTAGSVSSYRYWGHTADVDVHDIGVTSPSPGEVQLVVLSDSGTGAPSSALVQKVLAAVNDETVRPICDSITVLGASIVTVNVAATITVRSGPDATAIAEAAEADLYAYFEEIRQVGQDATESGIHAALHQSGVKEVTLTSPSSTVAVSELQSPRLGTVDLTIEVAT; encoded by the coding sequence ATGAACATTGTGGACCTTTCCAGCTACCCGAAGCCCGAGGTCATTAAGGCTCTCGACTTCGAGGCTCGTGTGGCGGCTATCAAGGCGACTGCAATCGAGATCATGCCCGACCTCGAGGCCGTGCTGATGGGAACCGAGGCTGAACCGCTGGTAGCAGTCATCGAGGCGTGTGCCTATCACATGACGTTGCAGGATCAGCGCGGGAACGAGGACGGCACCTCGATGCTGATCGCATACGCGACCGGCGCCAATCTCACTCACCTCGCGGTCACTCAGGGCGTCGAGCGGCTGGATGGGGAGACCGACGAGCGCCTGCGCAAGCGTCTTCTGCTGTGGATGAGCGGTCACACGACCGCTGGCTCGGTGTCCTCATACAGATACTGGGGCCACACAGCCGACGTGGATGTTCACGACATTGGTGTAACCTCACCGTCTCCCGGCGAGGTCCAACTTGTTGTGCTGTCGGATAGCGGTACAGGCGCGCCCAGCTCCGCGCTGGTCCAGAAGGTTCTGGCAGCCGTCAACGACGAAACGGTTCGCCCGATCTGCGACTCTATCACCGTCCTCGGCGCATCCATCGTGACGGTGAATGTCGCTGCGACCATCACGGTGCGCTCTGGTCCGGATGCTACCGCAATCGCAGAGGCGGCAGAGGCGGACCTATACGCGTACTTCGAGGAAATCCGGCAGGTCGGGCAGGACGCCACGGAGTCGGGCATTCACGCCGCTCTGCATCAGTCAGGCGTGAAAGAGGTCACACTGACCTCGCCATCCTCGACAGTGGCCGTGTCTGAGCTTCAGTCACCTCGCCTCGGGACGGTGGACCTGACCATAGAGGTTGCGACATGA